The DNA window ACTGAGAATCTTTATAGTAAAGTTTTGGAATAAGAGCCGCAAAGCCTCCTTCCAAAATCGCAGTACTACCGGTAGTTTTTTTTATCCTGGCTAAGTGAGCCGGATTGGACTCCAGGTCCATTATAGTCCCACCAATGGCAAGACCGGCACCACCCATCCCTGCATATTTTGCACTATAGGCAGTCATTAACATTCCATTAGTTGCAAACAAAGGAAAGGAAACAAAAATAAATACTATACTCAAAACAAGTTTTAATGTCTTACCAAATATTGTTCTTAATATCATGGCTTCCACCTTCTGTTATCAATGTAATATAGGTGCAAAACACAAAAGTTAGTCTTTTACACCTATACATCGAAGGAGAAGCATAAAAATCGATTTTTTAAACAATAATTCCCCTCTCATAATATGTTTTTTATCACTGATAAAAAGCATACTATCAATTAATAAGCCAGCCTATTTTGTATGATGCTCAAAGCTTCCATCCCAATCTTTTGGTATACCCTTTTGTATAATCTCAGCAATTCTTTCCTGGTAGATTTCTATAAGCCTATCTTTTTTTGGGGACGTATTTAATTCTTTGAAAACTTTTAGAGCTTCATCATATTCACCCTCTAAATAGAATTGAATACCTTTATCATAATCACGCATAGTATCAAGTTTTTGCTGTTCCATAGCAGGATCTCCACCTGTAATAAGTTCATAAATTTTTACGGGTTTTGTTTTTCCTTTAGCTCTAACTTTGTCTAAATAACGAATGGGATATAAGGATTTATTCAAAATTTTAGTATATATGTATTCACTAATAATTACAGTACAATCATAGAACTTGGTCAAACCTTCCATTCTGGCTGCAAGATTTACAGTATCAGAAATAACATTGCCAGATTTACGATATTTACTCCCAATGATACCGAAAGCAACTTCTCCATAGTTGATACCAATTCCAACACGTATGGCTTCTTTTCCTTCTTCTTCCAATTTCTTATTAAATAAGCGGATACCTTCTAAGACCGATATTGCAGAATGAACTCCCGTTTCGACAGCCCCGGGAAAAATTATCATTAAACCATCACCCAAATACTGATTCACAAGTCCTTCATTATTTCTTATGGCCGGAGTGATATACTCAAGAAATTGATTAATGAAGGTAAAATTCTCTTCGATATTCATTTTCTCCGAAATACTCGTATACGATCGAATATCAATAAACATGATAGACATATCTTTCTTAATATATTTTCCCAATTGTATATCCAGTACGCTTGAGAGTGATAAAAATTTCAAATACTCCTCAGGAAAAAATTGATTCGTCATTTTAAAGACTTTCGTTAAATGTATATGGGTAGTTACACGTTGTCTTAGTTCATCTTTATTAAAGGGTTTTATCATATAATCATTCCCTCCCTGTTCAAAACCATGGATGATAGCTTCCATTTGAGACTTCGCAGATAAAAAGATAATCGGTAACTCGTTTGGTTTATATATCTGCCGTAATTTTCGGCAAACTTCATACCCGGAAAGGCGAGGCATCATTATGTCCAAAAGAATTAAATCCGGTTGAATTTCAGGTATCATCCTTAAAGCCTCTTCTCCACTACTCGATTTATATACAATAAAACCATGTAAAGAAAGTTGGTTTTCGATGACCTGTAGATTGACAATTTCATCGTCTACAATCAAAATTTTAGCCACATTACCTTCTATTTTTACTATATCTTTTTTTCGTAATATATCAGTTATTGATAGTTCCCTATACTCTACATTTTCTATATATTTTTCGGTTTCCGAACCATCCTCCGGCTTTGCAGCTATCAAAGAAAAAATAAATTTAGATCCTTCTTTTAACTTCGATTCTACATGAATTTTTCCTCCATGAAGTTCCAGTAGTTGCCTGCTAATAGATAAGCCTATACCGGTTCCACCATATCTTCTTTCTATAGAAGCATCCCCCTGCTCAAAGGACAAAAAAATTGCATCGAACTTATCCTCCGGAATTCCGATACCTGTATCGACTATTGCAAACTGATAAAACTTTTTATCTGAATCCTGAGGCAAATATAAAGCTTCGATTTTTCCTTCTTCTGTAAACTTGATTGCATTTCCTGTCAGGTTATGCAAAATTTGTTGTAAACGATTTTCATCTGCTCGCACATAAATATTTTCCGGTATGCAATTCAGAAGCTGAATCGATTTACTTCCAATAAGAGGTCGGGATAAAAGAAATACTATATCCACAATATCTTTAATTCTGATAGTTTTCCATTGTAATTGAATTTCGTTGTTTTTTAACTTATTGAAATCTAATATATCATTTACAAGACTCGAAAGTCTTTTACCGCTATGAATAATTATAAACAAATTGTTCTTTGCTGATTCATTTAATTCTCCCGCAATACCATCCACCAGGGATTCAGCTATGCCAATAATACCATTTAGAGGGGTTCGTAGTTCGTGCGAAGTATTAGAAAGAAACTCATCTTTCATTTTATCCAGGGTGCTGAGTCGAAAGAAAGCTTCTTCCTTTTCCTTTTTCAATACCTCAATCCTTTTAGCAAGAGCAATAGAAAAGAGTACTGCTTGAAGTATCATACCTATATATAGCGAATATTCCGTTATGAAGTTAATCGGTAACACTCCAAGGCGTTGCAGAGTTATAAGAATGATAGACAAGAGTAAAGTTAGCCAGGCAAGAACAAAAAAACCGGCAGGCTTATAATCCTTTAAAAGAGAAATAATTCCTGCTAAAATAGAACTAATTATGGAAAGGATGGTTAAGGAAGGAATTAACTTCCTGAAATCCTGTTGTCCGAAGACTAATACAGAAATAACGTAAACTACTAAAATACTAATTAAGAGATTCAACCATTTAAATAATCTTGGTGCATATTCTTTTATTTGTAAAAAACGAAGAGTGAAGAGAAGCAGGTTTATCATACTCAAACCGAAGGTCACAGCGAGTCCCCTGTCAATCCACCAGATAGAATCCGTCCAAATATATTCATTACCCAATCCGGTAAAATTCATAAAAAACAAGGTGGAAAAAAATGTGAGTAATACATAGAGTAAGTAATTTATATCCCTTATACCGATAAAAAGAAAAAAATTATAAATGCACATTACAGACATCACAGCAAAAAATCCGCCCCAGACAAAACGTTCATTCTTAACGGCAATCCAAAAACTCTCAGGTTCCCAGATATACAAAAGAAATTGTATAGGACTATCTGATTGAATTCTCATATAATAGGTTTTCGTTTGAGCTGCTTCCAGGTTCAAACGAAATACAAAATTTTGATAAGGAATTTCTCGACTATTAAAAGGCTTCTTTAAACCGGTGTGCACAACCTCAGGTTCTCCATTTACGGAGAGACGGAAAAAATCAATATAATCTAAAGATGGAGACGCTAATTCCAATAGACGTTCAACTTTTTGTTCGCTTTCATTGTAGATAGTAATTTTTATCCAATAAATAGAATTAGAAAAACCTATATTATAATATTCATATATACTTTTTTGAAATGCTCTACTTTTTTTATCACTTAGAATTTCCTCAAAACTTAATTCCCCGGTTTTATCTTCCAGTATCTCGATTGATTTTCCAATGGTTATTTTCCCCTTATTTTTTTGTAGATGAATTATCGGTGAAGCAAATAGAGGAAATAGTATAAAAAGAAAAATATAAACGAAAGTAAGTTTACACATTATTCTGAACATTTTAGTAGGTACTCATATATCTGTATTGTGTCGGGATTTATTTGTATTCAGGCGAACTATCGGACTCGCTTGCTTTTTAATTCCATATTCTTTACAACAATTTATTTACAATTTAGAAATAATGTCCAGCGTAATTTTTAATTCTCGATAAAAGAAAGTTCAGTTTCTTTTAAGCATAAATCTAAAAAATATTTTACAAAAAAAATATCTTCTATAAAAATCAAGTTAGGAGAATTTATGAAAACCTTAATTTTTAGTATCATTCTTTTGTTCTTCTGGAATTGTACAGGAGTAAATCTTATGTCAGGGGTCCTGCGCTGGACTTCCAACACCCACCCGGTTCCGGATTATGCGGGTGCCTATGCTTACGAAATCAGAGGAGGAGCCCTGTACTACAGCGATACGGTAGATGGACAAATCGGCGATAAGGTAGAAAAAGCTACACTTAAAGGAGAAGCCTGCTCCAGTTCCATTTTATGGCTAATCAGTCTTGGAGATTCCAGTATTCGAACCGCAAGAAGAAATGCAAAGATTACAAAGATAAAATTTGTATCTCATAAAATTGAAGCTTTCTTTGCCGGCTATATCTACCAGAGTCACTGCACGATTGTCGAAGGAGAATAATCATGAAATTCAAAAGCTATCTTTTCGCTTTCCTATTTTCTATCGGTATAAGCCACTGTGCAATAGGCCCTACCCATGGCTTACTATTTACTTCCAATTCCTTTGCGGGGGAATATAATACCAACAACGATGTAGAATACAAAAAAGAAGCTACGGGCTGTCAGAAGATGATACTCGGAATCGTATCTTTTGGTGACGCTCAGGCAGGTAGTGTAGCTAAAGCCAATAACATTACCAGAATCGCAAGTATTGATTATTCCACTATGAGCATATTCACATATCTCTATTCGGATTTTTGTGTAATCGTAAGCGGAGAATAAAAGGAGAATATTATGAAACTAATAAATAGATTTTGGCTTACAGCCTGTCCTAAAATAAACTTATCTATTAAAAAAAGGCAAGCTGCAAGAGCCTGTAGCTTCATTTTCAGACAGGCTCTTATAGGGTTTATTGCCCTGGGATTAAATGCCTGTTATGGTCATTACAGTACCTCTCCCTATATGGCAGTTCTTACAATCGATACAGGCCAGCACCTGCGTTCGAATACAAATACCAAAACTCTGGGTTCAGCAAAACTGGAAAAAAAAGGAGAAGATTGCATTGAGAATTTTCTCCTTCTGAACACTCTGTATCATTCGGGAAACCCGAGTATCAAGAAAGCTATGGCAAACGCCGGAATTACTAAAATTGCCGTCGTGGATCACTATTCTACCGAGATTTTTCCCATCTATACTTTGTATTCCAAAGACTGCATTGTCGTCTGGGGAGAATAGCCACCTGCTGAATACCCTTAAAAGCTCTTGATAACCCTGTAAATCATAAGTTAAACTTATGATTTACAGGGTTATATAAAAAGAAAGCTGGAAGAAATTTTTCCGAACTCCGTATAAATAATTCCCCAAAAATCGGCATTTAAACCAAATTTCTCTGTCACACTTTTTGGTTCTGCTTTCAGGAAAATACTCGCTCGACAGGCGTAAAACGCTATTAAAGGCCATAATAAGGAGTCTCTGATTTTTCAGTTTCCATTTTTTATAATTTTTTTTAGAAATATTATAAAAAAGTACTTGCATTTTATCCCATTTGTGGTATATCCCATTAATGGGACAGAAAGAGAAAGAGGAGATCTTTACAGACTTAAAAAGCCTCTCAAAAGCAGTAAGAGAAAGGCTAAAAAAAATGAAATTATCAGTATACAAACTGGAGGAACAAACAGGAGTTTCTAAAACTCATATCCACCGAATACTGAAAGGAAGCGGAAAAGTTAGCTTAAAATACTACATCAAGATTGCGAAAATACTTGATATAAAATACTGCTTCACTAATGTTGAGCAAATTTTTTCAGAGTTTTTTAAGCCAGATGAATATGAGATAATTGACTCAAACAAAAAAACTACTAAAGAAAGGAAGAAAAAAAATGAACAATGAGTTTTTTAACATAGCACTTTACTCCACAATCGCTCTGTTGGTTGCTTTTCCCTGCATCCATGGGTTTTTATATCTCATGAATCAAAGAAAAAGACAACACTAAGAGGATAGCCTCTAGCCCCGGCTGAAAAAGCCGGGTATAAACCAATTTCTACTTTTCAAATAATCACCTTCTAAAAACTGGTAAGCAGGGTCTCTTTTAGGAGCTATCTATGACTACCGGTGTATTCACCTCTATTCGTGATTATAGTAAAATGATCAAACTTTCTCACAGCCTTTTCGCCCTGCCCTTCGCCGGGCTTTCGGCTGTAATGGCTCTAAGCCAATCCAATCTTACTTTAGAAGAAGCTTTAAAACTTTTATTCTGGATTGTTATCTGCATGGTAAGTGCCCGAAGTGCAGCCATGGGCTTTAACCGTTATGTTGACAGGGAATTCGACAAAAAAAATGAAAGAACGAAAGTTCGGGAACTTCCCTCCGGCAAAATCAGTGAAAAAGCAGCCCTCGCCTTTATAATTTTCTCCTCCCTTCTCTTTCTCTTTGGCTCATACATGATAAATTTTAAATGTTTCCTCCTTTCCTTTCCGGCCCTCTTTATCATCCTTTTCTATTCACTCAGTAAACGTTTCACCTTTCTCTGTCATTTCATTCTTGGCCTCGGAATCGGAATTGCTCCCTCCGGTGCCTGGATAGCCATTCTCGACAAGTTAGAGCTGGTACCTGCCCTCTGGTCTTTCGGCCTGATGTTTCATATTGCCGGTTTTGATATTTTATATGCCATGCAGGATATGGACTTCGATAGACAGGAAGGTCTCTACTCGATTCCAGCCAAATTTGGACTCGATACCTCTTTCTGGATTGCCAGATTATCCCACCTCTTCTCCTTCAGCCTGCTTCTACTCGCAGGTTACTATGCCGGACTCGGAATGTTTTACTACATTTTTCTCGGTATTGTTGCCGTATTATTCCTTCTGGAACACTCCATGGTTTCCAGGGAAGATTTGAGTAAACTTCCTATCGCCTTTTTTCATATTAACGCTTCCATTAGTATTATATTATTTCTTGGGATTCTCCTCGATAAGGGCGGTCCTCTTCTACAAAAGTTTGGTCTTCTATGAAGCTGGTTATAGGTATAGCAGGTGCCAGCGGTTCTATTTATGCAAGCAGATTCATCCGCGCTCTTTCACAGGTAGAAGGCACAAGTTACTTGATAGCCAGCCCGGCTGCTATCCGGATCTTTCGAGAAGAATACAATTGCAGGGTAAATAACACGGAAGAATTACTGGACTACGTTCTGAGTGAAGAAAAATCTCTTCATCACGAATTTCGAATACGTCCTTTTAAAGATATAGGTGCCGACATTGCTTCCGGTTCCAATACCTGGAAAGCCATGGTGATTGTTCCCTGTTCCATGAAAACAGTAGCTTCTATTCATTCCGGGATTACAGAAAACCTGATAGAGCGCTGTGCTGACGTCAGTTTAAAAGAAAGAAGAAGGCTTATTCTCGTTCCGAGAGAAACTCCCTATAATCGGATACATCTCAGGAATATGCTGGAATTAGATGAAGCAGGAGCCATTATCCTACCCGCTTCACCGGGCTTTTACCAGATGCCAAAATCCTTAGATGATCTCGGAGATTTTATAGCCGGAAGAATTTTTAACCTGCTGGAACTGGATAATACTCTCTTCCCAGTTTGGAAACCGGAAGTCTAAAAGGAAGCGTCGTACTCCAATTTCTCAATTTGCTTTTTTAAAAGAAAGGCAGTTTCATAATTTTCTTCCGAAATGGCAGTGAATTTTTTAATGTATAAACTCGCCAGTTCATCCCCTTTTTTACCGGGATAAGTAATAGCATTCATATAATTATCCAGATCCAATTGGGGGAATCGAACTGCAAATTTGTCAACCAGCCTATCCACCTTCATCCTCGCAGCTTCCCTGGCAAGGCCTTCCGAATTTCTATATTGAATAGAAAGCCGGGCTAAAGAACTCATATATTGATCAAAACTTTCGGATTGAAACTCGGGCTCTGTTTTTTTATCCTGGTTTCTGCAAAATTCTACATATTTCATTACTACACTATTGTATTGTTCCATCCGTTCCTGAATATACCGATTTCCCTCTTCTTTGCCTTCCGGCATGTGGAAATCAGGAAGACGGGCTACATCATGAATATCTCCCGTTTCTATTAAAATCTTCTTGAGATCTTCTATGCCGGGAAAGGAAACAGGAGGAAAGGTAACTACCGGAAAATTATCATTTATTTTTAAATAACTTACTACCACATTGGAAGCTATAATTTCACAGCCGGATTGAAACGGATTTTCGCCGATAACATAGCAGTAAAGAATAAGATTTCCTGTTGGATTTTTTTCAGATCCTTTTTCTAAAAACATAACTCTCCTCCTAGATCAGTTTAATACGCCTACTTACTAATAGACGGTTTAAATTCCTATTAGAACCTAATTTCAGGTTTTTTGGATATTAAATCAAAAGAAAAAAGGAATTCAATAAAATTTTATTCCAAAATAAAAAACAACCGAAAATATACTGTGTCAGAAAAGAGAAACATAGGTAAAAACTTGCTGGCATACCTATTTGTATGTTTTGTAAGCCTGGTTTTAGTAGAGAAGAGCCTGAAGCCCGGGAAAATTCCTTTTTTCAATACGACTCCCCCTTCAGATATACCAACATTTTCGGAATCTGAGATTTTCCGAAAACCTGCCCCTTCTTTATTTCAATCCGATCCTCAAAATCCAGAACGAATTTCTACTTTTTCCGAACAGGTTCCGGTTTCTAAAAATAAGGGAATCTATAAACGAGAATACATTGATGTTTACTATCTTAAATTCTATGGAAAGGGTGATAAGACCCGCTCTTACCTGGTTCGCAGCAAACGGAAAAGTAGAGGAAGTCTTAAAAAGGATATACTTCTAGCTCTTCGTTCCTTAATCAAAGGACCCAATGAAGCAGAACAGGAAAAAGGAATCCTGAGTACCTTTCCGGGAAATTTAAAAGTTTCCAGAAAAATGAGCCTGAAAAATGGTATACTATACATCTCCTTCAATAAAACTTTTGAAAAAGGAGCCGGTCCTGAACTCATGAAAGATAGATTGGATCAACTCGTTTACACCCTGACTTCTTTAGGTGTAATAGAAGGAATATCCCTGCATATCGGCAACAAAAAGCTCCGCTACTTAGGCCCTCATCGGATTCAAATTCCGGCGATTCTAGAAAAGAATCCGAGACAGGTTATCGATTTTTAAAACGAAGCCGATCCTGTGACCAAAAGTAAAAAAATATTTTCGTTTGCAAGGAAAGTCTATTAACAGAGGATAGTAAAAAATATAAAGCTTTGTTTATTCTGGTGGAAAAAATGCTAAGAAAAGTAGCAATCATATCAATTTATATACTAGTTTTTCTATCCCTACCCCTAATATCAGAAACAATTATTCTTAAAAATGGAAAAGTGATAAAAGGGCAGGTAATTGATCACGATGCAGAATCCATTAAGATAAAAACAGATGATAAAGTTGAAGTCTATTCCAAAAGTAAGGTCTATAAAATTGTTTATTCCAATAATCAGGCTGTAGTAAAGCGTATCCTCGAAAAGGAAAGTTCCAACCTTGCCAGAACTCAAAAACAAATAGAGAATGAGCTAAAAACGGAAAGAAAAGCAATTGATAACCGTTCTTCCAAACAAAAGAAAGAAACAGATGTAACTATCATTCGTCTCAGTAAGAAAATTGAGAAACTGGAACAAAAGATTAATCGCTTAAAAGTTAAAATCAAGCGGCTTCAGAAAACAATTCGTGACAGTAAGGGAAAAAATCCATCCTCTAAATAGGATACGTTAAGTCGAGGACATTTAATAAATTTATTATTTCTGGAAATTTTTTCTTGAATAAAAAATATGGCCTTCTGACAATGTGAGTAAAAGAGGTGGAATCATGAAAAATCATATCTATATGCTCCGCAAGAAAAGAAGTATCAAACAATATGATATGGCCAGGGCTCTCAGTGTTTCTCCAAGTTATCTCTCTAAAATAGAAACGAATAGCCAGGAGCCTACAGAAAAATTCAGAGTAAATGCAGCTAAGTATTTAAAAACTACGGTAGATAAGCTCTTTAATGAAGAGCCGATTGAAACTGTATTTCCGGAATTCAG is part of the Leptospiraceae bacterium genome and encodes:
- a CDS encoding UbiA family prenyltransferase, whose translation is MTTGVFTSIRDYSKMIKLSHSLFALPFAGLSAVMALSQSNLTLEEALKLLFWIVICMVSARSAAMGFNRYVDREFDKKNERTKVRELPSGKISEKAALAFIIFSSLLFLFGSYMINFKCFLLSFPALFIILFYSLSKRFTFLCHFILGLGIGIAPSGAWIAILDKLELVPALWSFGLMFHIAGFDILYAMQDMDFDRQEGLYSIPAKFGLDTSFWIARLSHLFSFSLLLLAGYYAGLGMFYYIFLGIVAVLFLLEHSMVSREDLSKLPIAFFHINASISIILFLGILLDKGGPLLQKFGLL
- a CDS encoding GerMN domain-containing protein, which translates into the protein MSEKRNIGKNLLAYLFVCFVSLVLVEKSLKPGKIPFFNTTPPSDIPTFSESEIFRKPAPSLFQSDPQNPERISTFSEQVPVSKNKGIYKREYIDVYYLKFYGKGDKTRSYLVRSKRKSRGSLKKDILLALRSLIKGPNEAEQEKGILSTFPGNLKVSRKMSLKNGILYISFNKTFEKGAGPELMKDRLDQLVYTLTSLGVIEGISLHIGNKKLRYLGPHRIQIPAILEKNPRQVIDF
- a CDS encoding UbiX family flavin prenyltransferase — translated: MKLVIGIAGASGSIYASRFIRALSQVEGTSYLIASPAAIRIFREEYNCRVNNTEELLDYVLSEEKSLHHEFRIRPFKDIGADIASGSNTWKAMVIVPCSMKTVASIHSGITENLIERCADVSLKERRRLILVPRETPYNRIHLRNMLELDEAGAIILPASPGFYQMPKSLDDLGDFIAGRIFNLLELDNTLFPVWKPEV
- a CDS encoding response regulator — its product is MFRIMCKLTFVYIFLFILFPLFASPIIHLQKNKGKITIGKSIEILEDKTGELSFEEILSDKKSRAFQKSIYEYYNIGFSNSIYWIKITIYNESEQKVERLLELASPSLDYIDFFRLSVNGEPEVVHTGLKKPFNSREIPYQNFVFRLNLEAAQTKTYYMRIQSDSPIQFLLYIWEPESFWIAVKNERFVWGGFFAVMSVMCIYNFFLFIGIRDINYLLYVLLTFFSTLFFMNFTGLGNEYIWTDSIWWIDRGLAVTFGLSMINLLLFTLRFLQIKEYAPRLFKWLNLLISILVVYVISVLVFGQQDFRKLIPSLTILSIISSILAGIISLLKDYKPAGFFVLAWLTLLLSIILITLQRLGVLPINFITEYSLYIGMILQAVLFSIALAKRIEVLKKEKEEAFFRLSTLDKMKDEFLSNTSHELRTPLNGIIGIAESLVDGIAGELNESAKNNLFIIIHSGKRLSSLVNDILDFNKLKNNEIQLQWKTIRIKDIVDIVFLLSRPLIGSKSIQLLNCIPENIYVRADENRLQQILHNLTGNAIKFTEEGKIEALYLPQDSDKKFYQFAIVDTGIGIPEDKFDAIFLSFEQGDASIERRYGGTGIGLSISRQLLELHGGKIHVESKLKEGSKFIFSLIAAKPEDGSETEKYIENVEYRELSITDILRKKDIVKIEGNVAKILIVDDEIVNLQVIENQLSLHGFIVYKSSSGEEALRMIPEIQPDLILLDIMMPRLSGYEVCRKLRQIYKPNELPIIFLSAKSQMEAIIHGFEQGGNDYMIKPFNKDELRQRVTTHIHLTKVFKMTNQFFPEEYLKFLSLSSVLDIQLGKYIKKDMSIMFIDIRSYTSISEKMNIEENFTFINQFLEYITPAIRNNEGLVNQYLGDGLMIIFPGAVETGVHSAISVLEGIRLFNKKLEEEGKEAIRVGIGINYGEVAFGIIGSKYRKSGNVISDTVNLAARMEGLTKFYDCTVIISEYIYTKILNKSLYPIRYLDKVRAKGKTKPVKIYELITGGDPAMEQQKLDTMRDYDKGIQFYLEGEYDEALKVFKELNTSPKKDRLIEIYQERIAEIIQKGIPKDWDGSFEHHTK
- a CDS encoding TRL-like family protein, which encodes MKTLIFSIILLFFWNCTGVNLMSGVLRWTSNTHPVPDYAGAYAYEIRGGALYYSDTVDGQIGDKVEKATLKGEACSSSILWLISLGDSSIRTARRNAKITKIKFVSHKIEAFFAGYIYQSHCTIVEGE
- a CDS encoding helix-turn-helix transcriptional regulator, producing the protein MKLSVYKLEEQTGVSKTHIHRILKGSGKVSLKYYIKIAKILDIKYCFTNVEQIFSEFFKPDEYEIIDSNKKTTKERKKKNEQ
- a CDS encoding TRL-like family protein, with protein sequence MKFKSYLFAFLFSIGISHCAIGPTHGLLFTSNSFAGEYNTNNDVEYKKEATGCQKMILGIVSFGDAQAGSVAKANNITRIASIDYSTMSIFTYLYSDFCVIVSGE